CGGCCGCGCTGCCCGGGAGGAAAGACCGAGATGAGCATGGCAGTGGCGGTGCTGAAGACCATGCCGCCGCCGAAGCCCTGCACCACCCGGCCTACGATTAGCAGCGTTCCGCTGCGGGCGAGGGCCGCCCAAGCCGATCCAGCCAGGAAGATGAGCACCCCGAAACTGAAAACCCGCTTGCGGCCGCGGATGTCCGCCAGCCGCCCGAAGGGCAGCAAAAAGACCGCCGCCGCCATGAGATAGGAAGTGGCGATCCAGCTCAGCATCACGGCATCGAGACCCAGCTCGGCACCGATTCGGGGCAGCGCCAGATTGACGCCGGCGCCCATGAAAGGCGTACTGAACGAAGTGAGGATCGCCACCGCCAGGGTGGCGCGCTGTAGCGATGTGCCGGACATCATACCGCCGCGAAGGCGCCGAGGTGATACAGATCCTGCAGGGATTTGCGCATGGAGGGGTGCTCACGCTGCTGCAACTCCTCGCTGAGTTCCAGGGGGTCACCATAGTAACCGACGGCGATGGCCACCTGGGCGGTATACTCAGCAGCCGGGATATGGAGGGCGGAATAAACCCTCTCGCGATCGAAGCCGCCCATGGCATGGGCGAAGAGGCCGAGCTTGCGCGCCTGTAGCGCCAGGGCCAGCCAGGCCGCGCCTGCATCAAAAGGCCCCCATTCGAGCGTACGGCCTGAACTGCTGATCCGCCGCGCCAGGAGAAAGAGGAGCACCGGCGCCCGAGCGGCCCAGATCTGGTTGCCGGGGTGAAGGAGGTCGAGAAACCGAGCATGCTCCTGCGGGGTGACGGCCGCGAGAAAGAACCAGGGCTGGGAATTGGCGGCCGAAGGTGCCCAGCGCGCAGCTTCGAAAAGGGAGAGCAGATCGGCTTCGGCGACCGGCCGGGGCGAAAAGGCGCGCGGTGACCAGCGTTCCGGGAACTGGGGGTCGACGTGGGCTTCGGGAAGACGGGGTAGGTTCATGATTCGATTCCTTTGATTTTAAAAGATAAATATACGTGATTTCCGGTTCTTGCTCAATCATTTTTAATCGGGGCCGCCGCCCCGCCCGGCACGATGCACTTGCGGCACTCTACGGCGCCCATCCATACTCCGGCGCCCACCCGGCCGGCCGTGCATCAGACTTTTTGCTTGATTTTGACTCACCCGATTGGCTATATTTAACATGAAGGTGTACAGCACAGCGAACTGGAATGGGCCAGGTGATCTTGGCAAACGAACACACCAATTCACATCTGGCGGCGGCGATCCGGGAGGCGAAGAAAGGCCTCCGCCATAATCACGGCGGGCCATTCGGAGCAGTCATCGTCCATCGCAGCCGAATTATTGCGCGGGGGCACAATGAGGTTTTAAGGACCAATGATCCCACTGCGCATGCCGAGATCGTTGCGATCCGCAAGGCCTCGGCAAAACTTGGCCGCTTCGATCTTGGCGATTGTGAAATCTGGTCCACGTGCGAACCCTGTCCGATGTGTTTTGCCGCCATCCACTGGGCCAAGATACCTCTGCTCTATTATGGCTGCACCCATGATGATGCCGCGGCCATCGGCTTTGATGATGCTTTTATCTATGCGGTAATACGCGGTGAAACCAGTGAGAAGCGCCTGCGGCTCGTGCAGCATGGGCGGCCGGAGTGCCTTGAGCTTTTTAATGAATGGCGCAGCAAGCAGGACCGGCGAAGTTACTGAGAGGAAAGGAGAAAGCATGTTCTGCATCTTTTGTGAAATTGCGGCGAAGCGGATTCCGGCGCAGGTCATCTATGAAGATGAGCGATGCATGGCTTTCATGGACCTGATGCCCATCAATCCGGGCCATGTCCTGATCATCCCGAAAGAGCATGCTGCCAATATCTGGGAACTCCCGCCTGCCGCAGCACAAGCCTTGCTACCGGCCGCACAAAAAGTTGCAGCCGCACTGCGCAGCTCGGGCCTGCGCTGTGAGGGCGTCAATCTGCACATGGCGAATGGCGAAGTGGCCGGGCAGTCGGTATTTCATGCCCACCTGCACGTGGTGCCTCGCTTCGCCGGCGATGGCTTCGGTCTGAAATTTCCGCCGGGTTATGGCGCTGAAGCCGACAAGAACGAACTGGCTGCGGCGGCAGAGCAGATCCGCCAGGCTCTGGTCAAGGCCCGCTGATCCAGCTGCGATCGCTGTGGAGAGAAATAAAAAAGCCCCATTCCTGTTCAGGAACGGGGCTTTTTGTTTATGCGCGTTTAGTTGATTTCGATCTGGCGCGGTTTGACCTCTTCCACCTTGGGCAGAACGATGGTCAGGACACCATCCTTGTAATCCGCACGAATTGCATCGGATTTGACCCGGCTGGAGAGGCTGAAGGTGCGCTGAAAGGCGCCGAAGTGGCGTTCGGAACGGTAGATGTTCGCCTCTTTTTCTTCAACTTCCGATTTGCGCTCGCCCTTGATCGTCAAGAGGTTGTTCTCGACCGAGATCTTGAGGTCCTTTTTGTCCATGCCGGGAACATCGGCCTTGACCACGATCTCATCCGGATTTTCCCGCACATCCACGCGCGGCGACCAAACCATCGAATCTTCCTCGTAACGACTCCAGAACGGCCATCCCATGAAGGCTTCATCAAACCAGGGATTGCGCACCAGATTCTCACGATCACGTTTTACCAGAAACATAACGACCTCCTTTTGATGTATGTTAAGTGGATTGGTTGATCTTGAACGCTTTCGTTGACCTGTGTTACAAATGGCGTGCCAAATTTTAATGAAGGACTTAATAAATTGAAATTAATTAAATTAGAAACAGTTTCCGGTTTCCGCGTGAGTTCTGCCAGGACGACGACA
This window of the bacterium genome carries:
- a CDS encoding nitroreductase family protein, whose protein sequence is MNLPRLPEAHVDPQFPERWSPRAFSPRPVAEADLLSLFEAARWAPSAANSQPWFFLAAVTPQEHARFLDLLHPGNQIWAARAPVLLFLLARRISSSGRTLEWGPFDAGAAWLALALQARKLGLFAHAMGGFDRERVYSALHIPAAEYTAQVAIAVGYYGDPLELSEELQQREHPSMRKSLQDLYHLGAFAAV
- a CDS encoding nucleoside deaminase, whose amino-acid sequence is MANEHTNSHLAAAIREAKKGLRHNHGGPFGAVIVHRSRIIARGHNEVLRTNDPTAHAEIVAIRKASAKLGRFDLGDCEIWSTCEPCPMCFAAIHWAKIPLLYYGCTHDDAAAIGFDDAFIYAVIRGETSEKRLRLVQHGRPECLELFNEWRSKQDRRSY
- a CDS encoding HIT family protein, with the translated sequence MFCIFCEIAAKRIPAQVIYEDERCMAFMDLMPINPGHVLIIPKEHAANIWELPPAAAQALLPAAQKVAAALRSSGLRCEGVNLHMANGEVAGQSVFHAHLHVVPRFAGDGFGLKFPPGYGAEADKNELAAAAEQIRQALVKAR
- a CDS encoding Hsp20/alpha crystallin family protein encodes the protein MFLVKRDRENLVRNPWFDEAFMGWPFWSRYEEDSMVWSPRVDVRENPDEIVVKADVPGMDKKDLKISVENNLLTIKGERKSEVEEKEANIYRSERHFGAFQRTFSLSSRVKSDAIRADYKDGVLTIVLPKVEEVKPRQIEIN